A single genomic interval of Flavobacteriales bacterium harbors:
- a CDS encoding phytanoyl-CoA dioxygenase family protein, with amino-acid sequence MRKWLDRYYGRLRTIKANYVLLNLLNYRRLGHARRMYRHYGVVRSPLLPVSSSDMPRRPGEIPWLDRPDAQARLLADPRVQALPEPLRQGVIDWPDKGYLILRGVFSTAEVERVNSELQQLIDTGAVDFNFTGRKVMFAFRQSPAIKAMASDRRILDVLDLLLGRRMHVFQTINFQTGSEQAAHSDSIHMTTYPLGYLAAAWVALEPITADNGPLMYFPGSHKLPYLLNDGFDHGGGRFTIGEDAYAHYEAAVQRSIEDGRFTPHEFHARPGDVLIWHANLLHGGKKMTTPNASRKSMAVHYFAEDVLCYHELTQRVAIIDEDH; translated from the coding sequence ATGCGCAAGTGGCTCGATCGATACTACGGCAGGCTTCGCACCATCAAGGCGAACTATGTGCTGCTGAACCTGCTGAACTACCGGCGGCTCGGCCATGCGCGGCGCATGTACCGCCACTACGGCGTGGTGCGCAGCCCCCTGCTGCCGGTCTCCAGCAGCGACATGCCCCGGCGCCCCGGTGAGATCCCCTGGCTGGACCGGCCCGATGCCCAGGCACGCCTCCTGGCCGACCCCCGTGTGCAGGCCCTGCCCGAACCACTTCGGCAGGGCGTGATCGACTGGCCCGACAAGGGTTACCTCATCCTGCGCGGCGTGTTCAGCACCGCGGAGGTCGAACGCGTGAACAGCGAGCTCCAGCAGCTCATCGATACCGGCGCGGTGGACTTCAACTTCACCGGTCGCAAGGTGATGTTCGCCTTCCGGCAGAGCCCGGCCATCAAGGCCATGGCCTCCGACCGCCGCATCCTCGACGTCCTCGACCTGCTGCTCGGCCGCCGCATGCACGTGTTCCAGACGATCAACTTCCAGACCGGCAGCGAACAGGCCGCACACTCGGACAGCATCCACATGACCACCTACCCCCTGGGCTACCTGGCGGCCGCCTGGGTGGCCCTGGAGCCCATCACCGCCGACAACGGCCCCCTGATGTACTTCCCCGGCAGCCACAAGCTGCCCTACCTGCTCAACGACGGGTTCGACCATGGCGGCGGGCGCTTCACCATCGGCGAGGACGCCTACGCGCACTATGAAGCGGCCGTGCAGCGCAGCATCGAGGACGGCCGCTTCACCCCGCATGAGTTCCATGCGCGTCCGGGTGACGTGCTCATCTGGCATGCGAACCTGCTGCACGGCGGCAAGAAGATGACCACCCCCAACGCCAGCCGCAAGAGCATGGCCGTGCACTACTTCGCCGAGGACGTCCTCTGCTACCACGAGCTCACGCAGCGCGTGGCCATCATCGACGAGGACCACTGA
- a CDS encoding SCO family protein, which translates to MLVRLVLFAAIFLIAVVAGYFLLRGDDRLPVFHPAQLDPRLVDPAVRRAEGEHHISDFALVDQAGDTLRLAGLEGRIVVADFFFTTCATICPKMSMQMARVQEAYREEPRVALLSHSVTPEMDSVPVLAEYAQRHGALPGRWYFLTGDRRQIYALARRSYFAALDQGDGGPDDFVHTENFVLVDPQHRIRGFYDGTSTADVDRLIADLRKLLAETP; encoded by the coding sequence CTGCTCGTCCGGCTCGTCCTCTTCGCGGCCATCTTCCTGATCGCCGTCGTGGCCGGCTATTTCCTGCTCCGCGGCGACGACCGCCTGCCCGTCTTCCACCCCGCCCAGCTCGATCCCCGCCTGGTGGACCCCGCCGTGCGCCGCGCGGAGGGCGAGCACCACATCAGCGATTTCGCCCTGGTGGACCAGGCGGGCGACACCCTGCGGCTCGCCGGTCTCGAGGGCCGCATCGTGGTGGCCGACTTCTTCTTCACCACCTGCGCCACCATCTGCCCCAAGATGAGCATGCAGATGGCCCGTGTGCAGGAGGCCTACCGCGAGGAGCCGCGCGTGGCGCTGCTCAGCCATTCGGTGACCCCGGAAATGGACAGTGTGCCCGTGCTCGCCGAGTATGCCCAACGCCATGGCGCACTGCCCGGCCGCTGGTACTTCCTCACCGGCGACCGCCGGCAGATCTACGCCCTCGCCCGTCGCAGCTACTTCGCCGCACTGGACCAGGGCGATGGCGGTCCGGACGACTTCGTGCACACGGAGAACTTCGTGCTGGTGGACCCGCAGCACCGCATCCGCGGCTTCTATGATGGCACCAGCACCGCCGACGTGGACCGCCTGATCGCCGACCTGCGGAAGTTGCTGGCTGAAACGCCCTGA
- a CDS encoding long-chain fatty acid--CoA ligase codes for MTVTRLFDVPEHQLLRFPKDKAIATKEGGQWRGYSTQELIDTAERIALGLMALGVKPGDTVAIASGNRSEWCLVDQAVLRIGAIGVPIYPTSSAEDYAYVLMHSGSRVCFSANAEIHAKALAAMTTAPALEHLFTFERVDGARHWSELPALAREDDRPALQAYKDRVKADDLATIIYTSGTTGRPKGVMLTHHNILSNAIASTTRFPVDHHARAISFLPLSHIYERMLMYLYMYTGVSIHFQESLDDLGDRIREVAPDVFTAVPRLLEKIYDKIVAKGETLTGIKRKLFFWALDLGHRYEVHGRGPWYDLQLAVARRLIFSKWQAALGGKVRVVASGSAALQPRLARVFNAAGIAVMEGYGLTESSPVVSVNDLRNDGLRFGTVGRPIPGVHVRIAGDGEILVQGPNIMQGYYKEPALTAEAIDAEGWLHTGDIGEITKEGFLRITDRKKEIFKTSGGKYVAPQVMENKLKASRFVEQVMVIGEARKFPAALIVPNFGFLQDYCALKSIPYGDRASVVREPRIHDRIMAEVEKANQGLGQWEQVKKIALLTAEWTVDGGELTPTLKLRRKPILAKYAREVEDLYAGS; via the coding sequence ATGACCGTCACCCGCCTCTTCGACGTCCCCGAGCACCAGCTCCTCCGCTTCCCCAAGGACAAGGCCATCGCCACCAAGGAGGGCGGCCAATGGCGGGGCTACAGCACGCAGGAGCTGATCGACACCGCCGAACGGATCGCCCTCGGGCTCATGGCCCTGGGGGTGAAACCCGGCGATACCGTGGCCATCGCCAGCGGCAACCGGAGCGAATGGTGCCTGGTGGACCAGGCCGTGCTGCGCATCGGCGCCATCGGTGTGCCCATCTACCCCACCAGCAGCGCCGAGGACTACGCCTATGTACTGATGCACAGCGGCAGCCGCGTGTGCTTCAGCGCCAACGCCGAGATCCACGCCAAGGCGCTGGCGGCCATGACCACCGCCCCCGCCCTGGAACACCTCTTCACCTTCGAACGCGTGGACGGTGCCCGCCACTGGTCCGAGCTGCCCGCCCTGGCCCGCGAGGACGACCGACCCGCGCTGCAGGCCTACAAGGACCGCGTGAAGGCCGATGACCTGGCCACCATCATCTACACCAGCGGCACCACCGGACGGCCCAAGGGGGTGATGCTCACCCACCACAACATCCTCAGCAACGCCATCGCCAGCACCACCCGGTTCCCGGTGGACCACCACGCGCGCGCCATCAGCTTCCTGCCCCTGTCGCACATCTACGAGCGGATGCTGATGTACCTCTACATGTACACCGGGGTCAGCATCCACTTCCAGGAGTCGCTGGACGACCTGGGCGATCGCATCCGCGAGGTGGCGCCCGACGTGTTCACCGCCGTGCCGCGCCTGCTGGAGAAGATCTACGACAAGATCGTGGCCAAGGGCGAGACGCTCACCGGCATCAAGCGGAAGCTCTTCTTCTGGGCCCTGGACCTGGGCCACCGCTACGAGGTGCACGGGCGTGGTCCGTGGTACGACCTGCAGCTGGCCGTGGCGCGCAGGCTCATCTTCAGCAAGTGGCAGGCCGCCCTGGGCGGCAAGGTGCGCGTGGTGGCCAGCGGCAGCGCCGCCCTGCAGCCCCGCCTGGCCCGTGTGTTCAACGCCGCCGGCATCGCCGTCATGGAGGGCTACGGCCTCACCGAGAGCAGCCCCGTGGTGAGCGTGAACGACCTGCGGAACGACGGCCTTCGCTTCGGCACCGTGGGACGGCCCATCCCCGGGGTGCATGTGCGCATCGCCGGCGACGGCGAGATCCTCGTGCAGGGCCCCAACATCATGCAGGGCTATTACAAGGAGCCCGCGCTCACGGCCGAGGCCATCGACGCCGAAGGCTGGCTCCACACCGGCGACATCGGCGAGATCACCAAGGAGGGCTTCCTGCGCATCACCGACCGCAAGAAGGAGATCTTCAAGACCAGCGGTGGCAAGTACGTGGCCCCCCAGGTGATGGAGAACAAGCTCAAGGCCTCCCGCTTCGTGGAACAGGTGATGGTGATCGGGGAGGCCCGCAAGTTCCCCGCCGCCCTCATTGTGCCCAACTTCGGCTTCCTGCAGGACTACTGCGCCCTGAAGAGCATCCCCTACGGCGACCGTGCAAGTGTGGTGCGTGAGCCCCGCATCCACGACCGCATCATGGCCGAGGTGGAGAAGGCCAACCAGGGCCTGGGCCAGTGGGAGCAGGTGAAGAAGATCGCCCTGCTCACCGCCGAATGGACCGTCGACGGCGGGGAGCTCACCCCCACCCTCAAGCTGCGCCGCAAGCCCATCCTGGCCAAGTACGCGCGGGAAGTGGAGGACCTTTACGCCGGCAGCTGA
- a CDS encoding ABC-F family ATP-binding cassette domain-containing protein, protein MNVLSVEKLGKRYGPRQLFENVSFGLEKGQKTAIVARNGTGKSTLLKCIAGVEKPDSGIVTFNKGIRTGYLDQNVLMTSARSVVDEMLDRDDPVSAAIKAYEHALAQHAEGRALQQAIDRMEELKAWDHEARVKALAHRFGLHDLEQSVNTLSGGQQKRLAMAKVLIDMPDVLILDEPTNHLDLTMIEQLEEELNKPGTTLLLVTHDRYFLDNVCDEIIEMEFGTFTRYKGNYTWYLEKKALAEEVREATQQHLRGLMKRELEWVRKMPRARGTKSKSRLDKFEDIKAAATRRFDRDEVKLEVKTDRLGGKVIEARNLTKAFGSPEKPGSYRPIVSHFSYSLKRGDRVGIVGPNGIGKSTFIELLVGRMRPDQGTVSIGDTVVLGTFGQLMPPFKEDQRIIEAVRDIAEVIPLNKGRTLSASQLLERFLFDKEQQYQRIDTLSGGERRRLYLCTVLMRNPNVLILDEPTNDLDIPTLNALEDFLMDLDACQLIVSHDRFFMDKLCTKLLVFKGDGLITEWVGSYTELREAEREARANEEKAKADKGRRKGQDAEAPRPDAPAGVKKLTYAERLELQRIDKEMPKLEARKAELLAIMAAGGTDHHAMMAHSIELEKAIKDLDRMTDRWLELSERAG, encoded by the coding sequence ATGAACGTCCTTTCCGTCGAGAAGCTCGGCAAACGCTACGGCCCCCGCCAGCTGTTCGAGAACGTGAGCTTCGGCCTGGAGAAGGGCCAGAAGACCGCCATCGTGGCGCGCAACGGGACGGGCAAGAGCACCCTGTTGAAGTGCATCGCCGGCGTGGAGAAGCCCGACAGCGGCATCGTCACCTTCAACAAGGGCATCCGCACCGGCTACCTCGACCAGAACGTGCTGATGACCAGCGCCCGCAGCGTGGTGGACGAGATGCTGGACCGCGACGACCCCGTGAGCGCGGCGATCAAGGCGTATGAACATGCGCTGGCCCAGCACGCGGAGGGCAGGGCGCTGCAGCAGGCCATCGACCGCATGGAGGAACTGAAGGCCTGGGACCATGAGGCCCGCGTGAAGGCCCTCGCCCACCGCTTCGGCCTGCACGACCTGGAGCAATCCGTGAACACGCTGAGCGGTGGACAGCAGAAGCGCCTGGCCATGGCCAAGGTGCTCATCGACATGCCCGATGTGCTCATCCTGGACGAGCCCACCAACCACCTCGACCTCACCATGATCGAGCAGCTGGAGGAGGAGCTCAACAAGCCCGGCACCACCCTGTTGCTGGTGACCCACGACCGCTACTTCCTGGACAACGTCTGCGACGAGATCATCGAGATGGAGTTCGGCACCTTCACCCGCTACAAGGGCAACTACACCTGGTACCTGGAGAAGAAGGCCCTGGCCGAAGAGGTGCGCGAAGCCACCCAGCAGCACCTGCGGGGCCTGATGAAACGCGAGCTCGAATGGGTGCGCAAGATGCCCCGCGCCCGCGGCACCAAGAGCAAGAGCCGGCTGGACAAGTTCGAGGACATCAAGGCCGCGGCAACGCGCCGCTTCGACCGCGACGAGGTGAAGCTGGAGGTGAAGACCGACCGCCTCGGCGGCAAGGTCATCGAGGCCCGCAACCTCACCAAGGCGTTCGGTTCACCGGAAAAGCCGGGGTCCTACCGGCCCATCGTATCGCACTTCAGCTATTCGCTCAAGCGCGGCGACCGCGTCGGCATCGTGGGCCCCAACGGCATCGGGAAGAGCACCTTCATCGAACTGCTCGTGGGCCGCATGCGCCCCGACCAGGGCACGGTGAGCATCGGCGACACCGTGGTGCTGGGCACCTTCGGACAACTGATGCCACCCTTCAAGGAGGACCAGCGCATCATCGAGGCCGTGCGCGACATCGCCGAGGTGATCCCCCTCAACAAGGGCCGCACCCTGAGCGCCTCACAGCTCCTGGAACGCTTCCTCTTCGACAAGGAACAGCAGTACCAGCGCATCGACACGCTCAGCGGGGGTGAGCGCCGGCGCCTCTACCTGTGCACCGTCCTGATGCGCAACCCCAACGTGCTCATCCTCGATGAGCCGACCAACGACCTCGACATCCCCACCCTGAACGCGCTGGAGGATTTCCTCATGGACCTCGACGCGTGCCAGCTGATCGTGAGCCACGATCGCTTCTTCATGGACAAGCTGTGCACCAAGCTCCTGGTGTTCAAGGGCGACGGCCTGATCACCGAATGGGTGGGCAGCTACACGGAGCTGCGCGAGGCCGAGCGCGAGGCCCGGGCGAACGAGGAGAAGGCGAAGGCCGACAAAGGCCGGCGGAAGGGACAGGATGCGGAGGCCCCCAGGCCGGACGCCCCCGCCGGTGTGAAGAAGCTCACCTACGCCGAACGCCTTGAACTGCAGCGCATCGACAAGGAGATGCCCAAGCTGGAGGCCCGCAAGGCGGAACTGCTCGCCATCATGGCCGCCGGTGGCACCGACCATCATGCGATGATGGCCCACAGCATCGAACTGGAGAAGGCCATCAAGGACCTGGACCGGATGACGGACCGATGGCTGGAGCTCTCCGAGCGCGCGGGATGA
- a CDS encoding DUF2490 domain-containing protein: MIHVLRLLCALALVLPAVNTAAQERSPLRPRLLSEAWGSIGVQFRPFRNNTRVKEPDFNKRFRMGVEAGYRSDENLSGGRQVYLDLGARYKFHDLLRVNLEHRFSFRGADRRNSQRTSVQVQSSQDLGRFTAEYRFRYQHEFLDPGEVRDQLRNRLGMVYDIRKWKLDPEVSVEFFTWAGNLGWRYIGTRYSIGTTWRPGKKHEVGITVMHDRERYVYAPSYRFIYALSYTLELN; encoded by the coding sequence GTGATACACGTGCTGCGCCTGCTCTGCGCCCTGGCCCTGGTGCTGCCAGCGGTGAACACGGCCGCCCAGGAGCGTTCGCCCCTGCGCCCCCGCCTGCTCAGCGAGGCCTGGGGCTCGATCGGCGTGCAGTTCCGTCCCTTCCGCAACAACACCCGGGTGAAGGAGCCGGACTTCAACAAGCGCTTTCGCATGGGCGTGGAAGCGGGCTATCGCAGCGACGAGAACCTCAGCGGAGGCCGGCAGGTCTACCTCGACCTGGGCGCCCGCTACAAGTTCCACGACCTGCTGCGCGTGAACCTCGAACATCGCTTCAGCTTCCGCGGCGCCGACCGGCGCAACAGCCAGCGCACCTCGGTGCAGGTGCAGTCCTCCCAGGACCTGGGGCGCTTCACAGCGGAATACCGGTTCCGCTACCAGCATGAGTTCCTGGACCCTGGCGAGGTGCGCGACCAGCTCCGCAACCGCCTCGGAATGGTCTACGACATCCGCAAATGGAAGCTGGACCCCGAGGTGTCCGTGGAGTTCTTCACCTGGGCCGGGAACCTCGGCTGGCGCTACATCGGCACCCGGTACTCCATCGGCACCACCTGGCGCCCCGGCAAGAAGCATGAGGTGGGCATCACCGTGATGCACGACCGGGAGCGTTACGTTTACGCTCCGTCATACCGCTTCATCTACGCCCTCAGCTACACCCTTGAGCTCAACTGA
- a CDS encoding carboxypeptidase regulatory-like domain-containing protein — MRAAPPFLLACLTLLSACSKEPGEGGKALIRGQVYAVGYNDNTGQPTGDAYYIPEYRVYIRYGDGSFYDDDTRTGPSGEYEFRWLRPGSYTIFTYSECPNDCESGVELVSRTVEIGGNRDAVDVPLITVEVW, encoded by the coding sequence ATGCGCGCCGCCCCCCCCTTCCTGCTCGCCTGCCTCACCCTGCTTTCCGCCTGCTCCAAGGAGCCCGGGGAGGGTGGCAAGGCCCTCATCCGCGGACAGGTCTACGCCGTGGGCTACAACGACAACACCGGCCAACCCACGGGGGATGCGTACTACATCCCCGAGTACCGCGTGTACATCCGCTACGGTGACGGTTCCTTCTACGACGACGACACCCGCACCGGACCCTCCGGCGAGTACGAGTTCCGCTGGCTGCGACCGGGCAGCTATACCATCTTCACTTACAGCGAGTGCCCCAACGACTGCGAGAGCGGTGTGGAGCTGGTGTCACGCACAGTGGAGATCGGTGGCAACCGGGACGCCGTGGACGTGCCCCTCATCACCGTGGAGGTCTGGTGA
- a CDS encoding amidohydrolase family protein translates to MMRHMRPLVPICCLLLAPLCLRAQDSLLITNVRIFTGTSPELKAGAVLVVDGKIAQVGSGPNPTQGMVVLDGGGRTLMPGLIDAHVHLTLAAIPMVAAMTAPSSYVHHVSGREAEATLMRGFTTVRDVGGPTMGLKMAVDQGLLKGPRIYPSGAMISQTGGHGDFRMPHEIVDGCGSSPALIEKEGIAMIADGPDAVRQRVREQLALGASQIKLMAGGGVSSLYDPLDVTQYTPEEFRVAVEAAENWGTYVTVHAYTPRAIRFAVENGVKCIEHGQLADEEVVKLMAAKGVWWSLQPFLDDEHANPKTGESRKKQLMVAEGTDRAYALAKQYKVRTAWGTDVMHSPGGATHQGAQLVKMTRWYTPFEVLKMATADNGELMKLSGARDPYPGRLGVIEPGAWADLLLVNGDPLRDLELLADPERNLTVIIKNGKVVKDIR, encoded by the coding sequence ATGATGCGACACATGCGTCCGTTGGTCCCGATCTGCTGCCTGCTCCTCGCTCCCCTGTGCCTCCGCGCCCAGGACAGCCTGCTCATCACCAACGTCCGCATCTTCACCGGCACCTCGCCGGAGCTGAAGGCGGGCGCCGTCCTGGTGGTGGACGGGAAGATCGCACAGGTGGGTTCCGGACCCAACCCCACGCAGGGCATGGTCGTGCTTGATGGCGGCGGCCGCACGCTGATGCCGGGGCTGATCGATGCGCACGTGCACCTCACCCTGGCGGCCATCCCCATGGTGGCGGCCATGACGGCGCCCTCTTCGTACGTGCACCATGTGAGCGGCAGGGAGGCCGAGGCCACGCTGATGCGCGGCTTCACCACCGTGCGCGATGTGGGCGGCCCCACGATGGGACTGAAGATGGCCGTGGACCAGGGCCTGCTGAAGGGGCCGCGCATCTATCCCAGTGGCGCCATGATCTCGCAGACCGGGGGGCATGGCGACTTCCGCATGCCGCACGAGATCGTGGACGGCTGTGGCTCGTCGCCCGCGCTCATCGAGAAGGAGGGCATCGCCATGATCGCGGATGGGCCCGATGCGGTGCGCCAACGCGTTCGTGAGCAGCTGGCGCTGGGGGCTTCGCAGATCAAGCTGATGGCCGGTGGCGGCGTGTCCTCGCTGTACGACCCGTTGGACGTGACCCAATACACCCCGGAGGAGTTCCGCGTGGCGGTGGAGGCGGCGGAGAACTGGGGCACCTATGTCACCGTGCATGCCTACACGCCGCGGGCCATCCGCTTTGCGGTGGAGAACGGGGTGAAGTGCATCGAGCACGGGCAGCTGGCCGACGAGGAGGTGGTGAAGCTGATGGCCGCCAAAGGGGTGTGGTGGAGCCTGCAGCCCTTCCTGGACGACGAGCATGCCAACCCCAAGACCGGCGAATCGCGGAAGAAGCAGCTGATGGTGGCCGAGGGCACCGACCGCGCCTATGCCCTGGCGAAGCAGTACAAGGTGCGGACCGCCTGGGGCACCGATGTGATGCACAGCCCTGGCGGTGCGACGCACCAGGGGGCGCAGCTGGTGAAGATGACCCGCTGGTACACGCCCTTCGAGGTGCTGAAGATGGCCACGGCCGACAACGGCGAACTGATGAAGCTCTCCGGTGCGCGCGATCCCTATCCCGGCAGGCTGGGCGTGATCGAACCCGGCGCCTGGGCCGACCTGCTGCTGGTGAACGGCGACCCCCTGCGCGACCTGGAGCTGCTGGCCGATCCGGAGCGCAACCTCACGGTGATCATCAAGAACGGGAAGGTGGTGAAGGACATCCGGTGA
- a CDS encoding DUF4918 family protein codes for MLADRLLRHVMDLSLDGVTLPPGVGVLDPFNGPNADEVRRIVTAFHIKYYSDDRPRTLMLGINPGRLGAGSTGLSFTDTKRCESDLGIPVHGLRTHEPSSDFFYRMIRAAGGAEAFTGRVYVHAICPLGFVTDGPNGTAINLNYYDDKALEKAVTPFVKNWLRTLVGCGMRTDTVLCIGTGRNATYFSKLNERLGLFDRIIALEHPRYVMQYKARSIEVYVDKYLKALAEVG; via the coding sequence ATGCTCGCCGACCGCCTGCTCCGCCACGTGATGGACCTCAGCCTGGACGGGGTGACGCTGCCGCCCGGCGTGGGGGTGCTCGACCCCTTCAACGGCCCGAACGCTGATGAGGTGCGCCGCATCGTCACCGCCTTCCACATCAAGTACTACAGCGACGACCGGCCGCGCACGCTCATGCTCGGCATCAACCCCGGCCGACTGGGCGCCGGCAGCACGGGCCTGTCCTTCACCGACACCAAGCGCTGCGAAAGCGACCTGGGCATCCCCGTGCACGGCCTGCGCACGCACGAGCCAAGCAGCGACTTCTTCTACCGCATGATCCGTGCGGCGGGCGGGGCCGAAGCCTTCACCGGCCGGGTCTACGTGCATGCCATCTGCCCGCTGGGCTTCGTGACGGACGGTCCCAACGGCACGGCCATCAACCTGAACTACTACGACGACAAGGCGCTGGAAAAGGCCGTGACCCCCTTCGTGAAGAACTGGCTGCGCACGCTGGTGGGCTGCGGCATGCGCACCGACACCGTCCTCTGCATCGGCACCGGCAGGAACGCGACCTACTTCAGCAAGCTGAACGAACGCCTGGGCCTCTTCGACCGCATCATCGCGCTGGAGCACCCGCGCTATGTGATGCAGTACAAGGCGCGGAGCATCGAGGTCTATGTCGACAAGTACCTGAAGGCCCTGGCCGAGGTGGGGTGA
- a CDS encoding MBL fold metallo-hydrolase has translation MTIKQIYTGCIAHAAYYLESNGEAAIFDPLREVQPYIDRATADKAKIKYVFETHFHADFVSGHLDLAKKTGATIVYGPTAKPGFAAHVATDGEVFQVGRAKVKAIHTPGHTMESTTYLVIDESGREHGIITGDTLFIGDVGRPDLAQHVIADLTEDKLAGHLYDSLRNKIMPLSDDLIVYPNHGAGSACGKMMSKETTDTLGNQKRTNYALNPALTKDEFKKALLTGLTPPPGYFPKNVLMNIQGYESLDTVMERGKRALSVHDFEVVANEERPLVLDTRPAAEFAKGFVPNSINIGLDSNFAMWVGEMIPDIKQAILLVTEPGKEEESIIRLSRVGYDHTIGYLAGGFDAWKAAGKEVDTVSRISAGEFAKRQITKPLVFDVRKKSEYDSEHVEGAINVPLNRINEHLAEFPKDKPFILHCAGGYRSMIAASILKQRGWDDFVDVETGFNGIKKAGVKVTEYVCPTTLL, from the coding sequence ATGACCATCAAACAGATCTATACCGGGTGCATCGCCCACGCAGCGTACTACCTGGAGAGCAATGGCGAGGCGGCCATCTTCGACCCGCTCCGCGAAGTACAACCCTACATCGACCGCGCCACGGCGGACAAGGCGAAGATCAAGTACGTGTTCGAGACGCACTTCCACGCCGACTTCGTGAGCGGACACCTCGACCTGGCGAAGAAGACGGGCGCCACCATCGTGTACGGCCCCACCGCCAAGCCGGGCTTTGCGGCGCATGTGGCCACGGACGGCGAGGTGTTCCAGGTGGGCAGGGCGAAGGTGAAGGCGATCCACACGCCCGGCCATACCATGGAGAGCACCACCTACCTGGTGATCGATGAGAGCGGCAGGGAGCACGGCATCATCACCGGCGACACGCTCTTCATCGGCGATGTGGGACGCCCCGACCTGGCCCAGCATGTGATCGCGGACCTCACGGAGGACAAGCTCGCGGGGCACCTCTACGACTCGCTGCGCAACAAGATCATGCCGTTGAGCGATGACCTGATCGTGTACCCCAACCACGGGGCCGGCAGTGCGTGCGGCAAGATGATGAGCAAGGAGACCACGGATACCCTGGGCAACCAGAAGCGGACCAACTATGCGCTCAACCCGGCGCTCACCAAGGACGAGTTCAAGAAGGCGCTGCTCACCGGCCTGACGCCGCCGCCGGGCTACTTCCCCAAGAACGTGCTCATGAACATCCAGGGCTATGAGAGCCTGGACACCGTGATGGAGCGCGGCAAGCGTGCGCTAAGCGTGCACGACTTCGAGGTCGTGGCCAATGAGGAGCGCCCGTTGGTGCTGGATACGCGTCCAGCGGCCGAGTTCGCGAAGGGCTTTGTCCCCAACAGCATCAACATCGGGCTGGACAGCAACTTCGCCATGTGGGTGGGTGAGATGATCCCGGACATCAAGCAGGCGATCCTCCTGGTCACCGAGCCGGGCAAGGAGGAGGAGAGCATCATCCGCCTCAGCCGGGTGGGCTACGACCACACCATCGGCTATCTCGCCGGCGGGTTCGACGCTTGGAAGGCCGCGGGCAAGGAGGTGGACACGGTGTCGCGCATCAGTGCCGGGGAGTTCGCCAAGCGCCAGATCACCAAGCCGCTCGTGTTCGACGTGCGCAAGAAGAGCGAGTATGACAGCGAGCACGTGGAAGGCGCCATCAACGTGCCGCTCAACCGGATCAACGAGCACCTCGCCGAGTTCCCGAAAGACAAGCCCTTCATCCTGCACTGCGCCGGCGGCTACCGGAGCATGATCGCCGCCAGCATCCTGAAGCAGCGCGGGTGGGACGACTTCGTGGACGTGGAGACCGGCTTCAACGGCATCAAGAAGGCCGGCGTGAAGGTGACGGAGTACGTGTGCCCGACCACCTTGCTCTGA